One region of Gigantopelta aegis isolate Gae_Host chromosome 7, Gae_host_genome, whole genome shotgun sequence genomic DNA includes:
- the LOC121377628 gene encoding neuromedin-U receptor 2-like, translating into MESKSSLVINKTETKPVQIEDEIFKNTSIVTGDSNTTVNFLPIIDKFSYLNKQSDDVALLLLPVLVFLGALMIIGILGNGLVLYVHIAKFKSSSTRNYVIALAILDLLSCCLGLPGEMVDLRFSFTFYSDVLCRVMRVATTFASVASGITLVAVSIDRYCRICRPLKVQISRRGTIKMIVGSCGIAILFTWPTVVIYGTMTVKTGIPGVYGSECSTSDVIKNTKYPIVYNGILFLFFISSFSLMTILYIFIAKKVVSQSKFRQKITESEKPSRSRSLTGSDKMIKLDREPEAHSYADEQQSEYSIASLDPPRKGVIRKSSSFKKFQKTQRDTRMLKTTFMLFLISLVFMLSFLPHVLLKSIRAFNKQFVSQPTTSVLVTYNIFVRSYFINSVANAFIYGFCSPRFRQECQSIFKVLICKRKYNNWFVSGVKQ; encoded by the coding sequence ATGGAGAGTAAATCTAGCCTCGTTATCAACAAAACGGAAACCAAGCCCGTGCAGATTGAGGATGAGATTTTCAAGAATACGTCGATTGTGACTGGCGATAGCAACACTACTGTTAATTTCCTTCCAATCATCGACAAGTTCTCATACTTAAACAAACAGAGTGATGACGTAGCTTTGCTTCTGCTTCCGGTATTGGTATTCCTTGGGGCCCTGATGATCATAGGAATTCTGGGTAACGGTTTGGTTTTGTATGTGCATATTGCGAAATTCAAATCTAGCTCCACGCGCAATTACGTCATAGCTTTAGCCATTTTGGATTTACTGAGCTGCTGTTTGGGTTTGCCTGGAGAAATGGTCGACCTGAGGTTTTCCTTCACATTTTACTCGGACGTTCTGTGTCGCGTGATGAGGGTGGCCACCACGTTTGCCTCCGTGGCCTCAGGGATCACTCTCGTAGCTGTGTCAATCGATCGCTACTGCAGAATCTGTCGTCCATTGAAAGTGCAGATATCTCGACGTGGAACTATCAAAATGATTGTAGGATCTTGTGGAATAGCGATACTTTTCACGTGGCCAACTGTTGTAATATACGGAACTATGACAGTAAAGACGGGTATTCCTGGAGTATATGGGTCTGAATGCTCAACAAGCGATGTaatcaaaaacacaaaatatccaATAGTCTACAATGGtatattgtttcttttcttcatttCGTCATTTAGCTTAATGacaattttgtacatttttataGCCAAGAAAGTCGTAAGTCAAAGCAAATTCCGACAAAAAATTACGGAAAGCGAAAAGCCTTCCCGTAGCAGGTCTCTGACCGGAAGTGATAAAATGATCAAGCTTGACCGGGAACCGGAAGCACATTCCTATGCTGACGAGCAACAGTCGGAATATTCCATAGCATCTTTGGATCCTCCGAGGAAAGGCGTAATCCGGAAGTCATCTTCGTTCAAAAAGTTTCAAAAGACCCAAAGGGACACGCGAATGCTTAAGACTACTTTTATGCTGTTCCTCATTTCTCTTGTGTTCATGTTGAGTTTCCTGCCGCACGTGCTGCTCAAGTCTATCCGTGCTTTTAACAAACAGTTTGTTAGTCAGCCTACCACTAGTGTACTTGTAACGTACAATATATTCGTACGATCCTACTTCATTAACAGCGTTGCCAATGCCTTCATCTACGGTTTCTGCAGTCCACGATTCAGACAGGAATGCCAGTCTATTTTCAAAGTTCTCATATGTAAAAGGAAGTACAATAACTGGTTTGTCTCTGGTGTAAAGCAATGA